The DNA segment TACACCTAGGACATTTCCAGTTTTCAGGTAAATCATCAAAACTTGTACCTTTTGGTATATCGTTAATTCTATCCCCTCTTTCTGGTCTATATATATATGAACATACAGTACATTTATAATCTTTCATATAATCTTCCTTTCAATCCTTTATTTATTTAATATTAACATATATCTGTTATATAATCATAGTAATTAATTAAATTTATTTATATAAATGAAATTTTTGGGTATATAATAATAAAATAAGAAAGAAAGGAATGTTAATATGAACCTAAAAGAAGCAAATATTACATATATATTTCATAGCAGCTTTATGGTAGAAACTAAAAATCATATTTTGATATTTGATTATATTAAAAATAATAATTTAGATATAAATACTTTAAATAATAAACTCTCATATACTACAAAAAAAATATATGTTTTTGTAACTCACTCCCATGATGATCATTTTGATCCTGATATATTTTCATTGAAAGAATTAAACTCAAATATAAAATTTATAATTAGTGATGATGTATCTATTCATAAACAAATAGAAAATTTATATTATATATCCCAATATACTTTCTTAGAATTTGATAATATATTAATAGAAACATATGGTACAACAGATAAAGGATTATCTTATTTTGTAAAAACAGATGGATTAAATATATACCATTCAGGTGATTTAAATTGGTGGCATTGGAAAAATGATGATAGAAAGTCTAGACTTAAAGAAGAGGAAGATTACAAGAAAGAAATTGATTTATTAAGAGATAAAGTTATAGATATATCATTTGTTCCAGTAGATCCTCGACTAGAAGAATATTATTACTTAAGTGCTGAATATTTTCTAGATGTTATAAAGCCTCAATTACTTATCCCTATGCATTTCGTTGATAAAATCGATATAACTCATCAATTAAGTGATAAGTTAAGTCATAAATATCCAAAATCTGAAATTTGGAAAATAAATACACCCTTAGAAATATATCATTTTTCAAAAGATAAAGAGTAGATGAATTACTCTTTATCTTTTTTTATATTAAGATCCATCTTTGGTATATCAACAAGTTCATAAGTAGCTGAAGCAAATTCTATCTTTCTACTACTCCCATTTACTTGTTCTAATATTTTCGA comes from the Senegalia massiliensis genome and includes:
- a CDS encoding rubredoxin — encoded protein: MKDYKCTVCSYIYRPERGDRINDIPKGTSFDDLPENWKCPRCNQPKMAFVEKE
- a CDS encoding MBL fold metallo-hydrolase, which encodes MNLKEANITYIFHSSFMVETKNHILIFDYIKNNNLDINTLNNKLSYTTKKIYVFVTHSHDDHFDPDIFSLKELNSNIKFIISDDVSIHKQIENLYYISQYTFLEFDNILIETYGTTDKGLSYFVKTDGLNIYHSGDLNWWHWKNDDRKSRLKEEEDYKKEIDLLRDKVIDISFVPVDPRLEEYYYLSAEYFLDVIKPQLLIPMHFVDKIDITHQLSDKLSHKYPKSEIWKINTPLEIYHFSKDKE